The stretch of DNA CGACGTTCGtcattttctttttctcggattaaatccatgatttttctgatcgcgattcctgatccgattttcgttttagtttaacttttcgctcgtttatcggaatcaagcgattcaagcgcctagagattcgtctcgaaaccctctatccgtttaaccaacttaaacaagtttttgctactgtaaaatttgccctagatccagattactagaacgaagttgttttctttcgccgtttgattttcgttgcttcgttcgatttgattctttttgccaaccggaattcttaagttgaaccttctggttagatctcttatttgagttttacctgtgcattagatgagtacttactgtatgcttgtttgtttgtctgcgatagaatacccggagtgcgccgcctgttactttgaatcgttaggtttcgcggatcatcaacacggcaagtaacactttgatcataccttttctactaccctgttttattgcattagatcaatcctcacacattgcatgattaggatctaattaaattgtgggatgggaagtagatgaggtagtacctattacctgtttattatcaaacctttgggagttacttctacgtttgcttattatgacatgctatgctagtagacgtggattgggtgagtgatatccatgacagatgtgagattgttaattaatggtttatctaaggtggcaatttaaacacacatctgggtggattgaggcacctgggtattccaggacttgcatgttttcttttggaccgccacccaggctcaaagggatcatgagactattcatactagaaacttccgtgtgcagccacaagctattatgggctctagcatagttgactaagttgtgcaaactcttacagtggtagactagcagatgtaggggatgtaggtggtacggtctacccgatcgtaaggtgctagcgcttctgaaagattatgtctcggtcatccgtcttctcaaacaccatgtagtgcgagaaaccaaacggaggcgatcgagtcttgtggggaaaagtgcgcaaacctctacaaagtgtaataaactaatcatggttagccgtgtccccggttatggacatcttgagtatctagtacctggattttcatgtgaatctcaacatgttactctaaaattaattttattgtgctatgtttaatgatgatgcttaattgggattgagaatgctgtcaacaattctcaatgtttaacaaccatcatgatagttaaataaatttattcctttgaagtagggaaaatttggctttacgcaaaactgtaaccatagagctttccaccagccaaatatgcatatagaatagttgtttcattccattactctctatgtgttacattgccagcatattccatgtgctgacccgtttcgggctgcaacgttaatgttgcagacttttcagacgacgattaaggagtttttaggtcgtggttctatactcagtgatgtcgttggagttaacggactcacttatcttccaagccttccgctattatcgttattagatggccttaagccatatttattgtaattagttctcttatgagacactcgatgtaataagtgtgtgattgctactctgttataaatcctccgagtactgtgtggtgtcagcattactgatccagggatgacaccggagcacagagatcagaccgtttgaggtctggtcgctacaattgGATGGTCTGCTCCCTCATCCGTGTCCGCGGATTGGTCTCCTCTGTCTGATACAGGAGCAATAATCCTAGATGTACGGGGTTTTTACGCGTCTATTACAGACCCACTCTCGCTAATTTGCTCCCCCCAATTTCGGGAGGTGGGCCTTTCCCGCTAATCCTAAGCCAATGTATTTTCTCCACATCACTCCGTACGACGAACTATGTAAGGAAAGCCCATAGCTCTAGCATCACTGGGTTAGGAGACGCTAttaggccaactccaacgcagaCCACCAAATGGTCCGGCCGCGTCCGTTTGGGCCCAAATGGACAGACGAGCCGGCCCAACACGCAACCCCATCCTTACATCGTGTTCGTTTTTTGTCCCGCTCGACGCATTCCAGGCGCATAGTTGAGCGAGCTTTGCGGTCGCGCGGACAACGAACGGACGGGCAGGCGGCGTCTCGGCGTCCACCTCGGGCCCACGTGTCGGCCGTCCAACTACCTCCCATCGCCCCTAGTCAATGCGCAAGGCTGGTTGGGCCCGCAATTCAGCCAGCCAGACAGCCCCCGACCACGTCCTTTTTTATGGCGAAGCCATGGACTTCCATTGCCACTTCCACTTCCCCGTCCCCATCCACTTCCCCACCATTGTCCCCTCCATTGGAGACAACAAAGCCTAGCCGCCTCCCACCTTGCTCCCCGCGGGCCACGGGGTTCTGGAAGTGGCACCCCGGCAAGAAGTGCAAGCACGACCGCCAGGCGGGGTCGTCGTCCGCCTCGTCCGGAAGCGGGGCCAGCCACGCCACCTCTTTGGCCTCCTTCTTCATCTTCGTGCCGGCGGCTATGCCACGCTTCCGGTCCTACGTCAAGGTTGAAGTGTGCCCCCGCTACCGGAAGACCGACACACTGCTGACGTGGTCAGATGCTCACCTCCCCAATGGGTGGCATCTGAGCCCGGATCGAGTGCCCATTCCCCCCGTCCCGGTGACCGGCCGTGCCCACCTCCAGGAGATCGCCCGCCTCGCGCCAGGAATCTGCGTGAGCTCCTCTCCGACCTCAGGTATGACGTCGACTCGCCTCTTTGGGACACATGGTTCCAGGACGAGCGCGACATGCGTCGACAAATTTTTTTTGCCGGCCGTGGTCGTAGCCCGCCCCGTGTGCCCCAGAGTGCGTCCCGTGCCCCTCGTGCGCACGCACCGAGCCCGCCAAGAGTGAGCGGCCGCACGCGGGTGCTTGGCCTGACGCCgatgtcgtcttcctccccgtcgCCACCACCCCCGCAACCTCCCGCCATGACAGTCAAGGAGGAGGAGTGATTCCTTCAGGCCGTCATGGAGGACTTCGAGCAGGAGTACAAGCGCCAACAGGAGGAGGAGTGGGAGGGCCTCAAGGAGATGCTCGAGCTGTCGGCCTCCGATGACGTGTACGTGCTGGAGGTGGACGTCAAGCAGGAGGTCAAGGAGGAGTCCACGAAGGAACGTGCATGGGCGCCGTGGTCACCACCAGCCACACCGCGCCCCCACCGCCCCCTCCACCTGCACAGCACGCGCCCGGCCCGTACTGTTGCCCGACGCCCCCACCGTACATCGACCTGACAAGCTACGACGAGGTTGGTGGCGCCTGAAGACGGCGGCTGCGACGGCTTCTGCGGCGCGCGGAGCGGCCGCATTATCTTTATAAGTTTTTTAATTTTATCTTAAGTACTCTACATTGGCCGTGACGATGGTGGACTGTGTAATTATATTTTTATGTTTAAGCTATTCTACAATgattttttttcgttttttcaTGCCTTTTGTGGGTTTTTTTATGTCCCGCACGAACAAATTGGGGCGCGGCCACGTGTTGGGTGCCCTCGACACAAGGCCGGCTCAAACCGGACATGGAAGTCCTTTTACCCATCCCATATGGAGCAAATCCGGATCAAACAGATGTCCGTTTGAGATCGCGCGTTCGAGTTGGCCTCACTGCTCAGCTAGCGCACTTGTTGGTACTTGTTGGTCCTGTTTCAATAGCCGGACATCTAGTAGTTGTCAGCACTCAGCAGGTAGCTGTTTTTTCTTTTGTTCGTACAGCAAGTTGATTTGAAACACATAGAACGTGGTGATGTCATAGTTGACAGGAAAAACGTCAGCCAACGAGGAGCGATGGCACGCATGTCTTTGGACCCATTCATATCCGAGCATCAAACATACAACGCTGTGTCTGACACAAAAACTAACTCAAAATATTCATCATAGAACTCCAAGACTCAAATTGCTCAACTAGAGACAGGCACGAGCGATGCCACCAATTCTGCATGAGAATTCTGCATCGGGCATGTACATACATCTGCAAACTAAGCTAGGACGAACTGAAAACCACAACTACACCGCGCGTACGATCGATCCTGAAGACCTGAACTAGCAAGCTACTACAACGAACACCTTTAGCTTGGTTCTCTCTCTCACGCCTCGCCGAAGACGGCCTCCCAGACGTCCTCGAAGGCGGCGATGATTGCCGGGTGGTGCTCCGGCGAGTTGAGCGAGAGGTACGACTCCAGGAGCTCCTCCATCTTCCCCACGCTGGCGATACGACGCTCCACGACCATCTCCACCATCGAGCTCCGGAAGTCTGCGTATGGATTGCTCGATCGCTTCACCACCGCCATGCCCACGCCAATGGCTCCGGTTTCTTCCACGAGCATCTTCTTGATCGCATTCGCATCCTCCTCTCTTTTGCTGTTCTTGCAGTGGCGGTGCTTCGTCGCCAAGTTAACCCGCGGTTGCAAGGCATCGGGTGGGTCCCTGGCACTTGGCAACGCGCGCCGGGGCGCTCTGCGGGGCGCGTTCCGGTGGCTCTTCCTGGAGGCATTGGCACTGTTGGTGTGGTAAAACTCGGAGGTCGAGTCGGAGGAGAAGCTGAGGGACGAGAAGAGCGTCGTCGTCTCGGCATCCTCGCCGCTTTCGTCGTCGGTCGCGGTGGACGAAGAGCAGCTGTACGGCACGGAGTTCATCCGCGGCCGCCGCAGACGCCGACAAGAGGAGTTTGAGCGATGCCGCCTTGACACCGACCTAGAGCGTGCACCCGTGCTCTTCTTTGCATCGTTCGTCTGCACCGATGGCGGCAGGAGAGGAACAATGGAGTGAACAGGACGGCGACCGGAGACCCTACCTGGGTAGTCGACGGAGGCGTGGACGACCGACGCGCTGCGATGACGGTGGCGGCTGCCTTCCACAAGGTTGGGCCTCTGATAGGTGCAGTTGGTGCACAAGTCAGGGGAATGTCGTGGCTCTTGGTGGGGGTTGGTGCCGGCCTTATCGAGGCTAACGAAGGCCGTGGCCGGGGTGGTTGTGGTCTTGGTGGCGTTGGTGATGCAAGAAGAACGCACGAGGAGCTGTGCGAGTTTCTGCTTCAGGCGGACTCCGGCGCCAACGCCGGTGCGGCACTGGGGGCTTTCGTCCATGAATGGTGTGCGCAGTGTGTGTATGGTTGATCTCGGGAGATAGAAATAAAGCAAGGAggagaagagagaggggtgtCTGGTTTCGGACACTGGTTTTTGGTTTATAGTCTCAGGCTCTCAGCCGTGGCTTTGAGTGTGAGGCTTCAAGTGAGAGGGGTTAAGAACCTGAGGAAGCAAGTGGGCAGAATCTGGCGACATTAGCCATGTGTAAGGTGTACGGGACTGTGGGCACGGGCTCAACATTTGGTTGGCCGCCGACGGATGTAAACGTAAGCAAGTTTGTCACGTTCTCCATTCTAGTCGTGTGACTAATTTCTTTTTTTAGGTATATATATGCACAGGCGGTGCTGCACGCATGTTTACTTTAGCGCATGCACTTGAAAAGTACAAACACTTACCTCAACCGTGTAATACGATGCACCCGCTGTCTAGATGTTAACTGCGGTAACGTGACATTCCAAGTTTGTTTTGAACCATTAACTCTACCGCAAAGTTATTTTGCGCTCTAGCGGTATCTACCGGTACATCTGGCACCACACACTTGTTTAAAAATTCGAACTAATCCATACCCCACTATCATGTATATTTATATTGTCTAGCACATATGttcgtgcgttgcaacgggaaaaatAATAATATACATTTAAAGTTAATGAGAATTATATGTGCAAACAAAACCTTATGTGCATGAAAAAGGAACATTTAGCTTCTCAATTTCGCCAGGTGTAACTATTTTTTCATTCATTGATCGAAGGAATTTAAGAGTTTTGTTACGTCATCGTACGCCAGAGAAGGCTCGTGAATTATTCAATCTATTTTTTTTCAATCAAGGAGATTTTAAGGTATGAAGTTTTTTAATATTGTAGAAAACATGAACCATTCTTTAAATCCTGAATAGTTTTTATGAAAATTATGTCCACTTTTAGAAAAATGCGAACAAAATTTGATAAAAGAACATGTTTTAAAACTCacaaatattttttgaaaacaccaactttttaataaaaaaataaacattatttgaatttgtgaacatttttttagaACGAGAACGTGTGTTGTAAATTCATACATGTTCCAAATATGTGTATCTTTTAACATTATTTTGAATTGTGAAACAATAAAACCAGAATATTTGTTGAACTTGGAGCATTTTTTTAAAATGCCCTTCTATTTTTAGAAATCTCaaacaattttgaaaaacaatAAAGTTTCTGAAAAAATGGGAAACTTTTTTCAAGTGCCATTTTCAAAATAGCAACAAAATTTGGAATTCCGAACATTTTCtacattttttttgaaattccaatttttttagaattttgAATTTATGAAATAAATACTATAAGAAAAGTAAACTTGGAAGTGAAAAATGGACAGGGGAAGGAAAATAAAAATAGAAGTAAAACACATAAAAAAAAGaaaatgggccagcccattattGGTTCTCTTGTTGTTTCATCTATTCACCTTCGAAAAAAagaaacgcaccttgctttattagtaccACCACGGATAGAAAAAATTCTTTTCGGTGGTGAATAGATGAAACAATAAcgaaacgcaccttgctttattagtaggtaatatgtagatatagatatagatttCTTATCCGTTCGTATCTTcatatgagagagagagagagatcgggcgagcGAGGGGTGCGGTGGGGCGATCGGCCCGTGGGGTCTTGCGCGCGCGGAAGTGGCGGGTGGGCCAGGCCGGCCGGATCCCCCTTTTTTAAACAGAACTCGCTTTCTATATATTTTTTATAGAAACATTAAAACACTAAAAAGATAAAGGAAAAAATTCTAAAAATCCCAGAAAAATTCACTTAATTATATGGTATTATATATGACCTTGTGAACTTTTATCtggcctaaaatgcaactttttataaaaataataatttttGCTATGCTAATAAAATTTGTATCAAAATAATttgcaaataaaatcaaataaataaatTTTGATTTCAAATTCAGTTTCCAATATTTCCCTTCTGTTTTTGAAGAAGACCTTTTATCTTTTATCTTTTTTTGAAATAATGGAAGTGAATTTTGGATGAGACCAAATTTGATCCTAATTCCAAATTTTGAAATTTCAAAAATGGATTTagggaaacttccaactctctgtttttggtccttgagttgctcaaattCCCTTGGATCTGATTCAAATGAAAACTAGTGGAGGCAAAAATGCAtaaatcatggatgcatatgaatgatctatttataagcatccaaattgaaaattaggatgttacaaacctacccccttaagatgaatctcaccctcgagatttgggttggctaggGAAAAGGTGTGGGTGGTCCTGTCGGAGGTCTTCttctcattcccaggtggcttcctcctcggtatggtgactccactcgaccttgcaaaacttgatgaccttgtTGCGGGAAACTCtgttggcaaactcgagaatcttgacgggtttctcgTCATAAGTCAGGTCACTCTTCAACTGAATTGcctccagtggcactgtatctctcaaaggaatatcaaccatctccgcgtggcacttctttacttgcaaacgtgaaacacatcatgaactcctgacaaggCTTCGGGTAATTCCAGTTGGTATGCAATTTCACCTTTGCGTTCCAAAACTCTGCATggccctacaaatcgtggtgctagctttcctttaactccaaaccATTTGAATCCTAGAAGAGgagacacacgaagatatgctctgtctctgACTTCTTAAGTTACTTCCTTGCATTTAAcatcggcataactcttctgcctggagtGGGCTATCTTGAGTTTGTCACGGATCAGCTTGACCTTTTCCTCTGAATCTTGGATTAAATCTGGTTCGAATAATTTACGGTCTCCAActccatcccacatcaacggtgccctacacctccttccgtacaaagcctcaaaaggggccatcttcacactggtttgatagctgttgttgtaagagaactctgcgtaaggtaaattatcatcccaaatagatccataatctagcgcacaagctctcaacatgtcctctagaatctgattgactctctctgtCCGCCCTTCTGTCTACGGATGAAatactgaactctagcctatAACCCAAAGTTTCGTGTAACTAATTCCAatactttgaggtaaactgtgttcctatatctgatacaatggtcctcggaactccatgcagacatacgatcatGGTCATACATATCTTGGCTAACTtagcacttgtataggtggttttcacggggatgaagtgagctaccttggtcaagcgatcaactataACCCAGATGGACTCATaacctgaacgagtcctgggcaatcctgtgatgaaatccatgcccaGTTTGTCCCATTTCCAATTGGGTATCGGTAAAGTCTtaagtaatcctgctggcttccgATGCTCTGCTTTGACTCTTTGACATGCGTCGCATattgctacatactctgcaatatccttcttcatacatGTCCACCAGAAATTTCCTCCAAGTctaaatacatcttggtgttgcctGTGTGTATCGGGTAAGGCGaatcatgagcctcctgaagaatcaacttcctgatctctgggtcatttgGCACGTAAATACGCTGCTCAAACCATAAGGTtccgtgttcatcctcacgaaatccttctGCCTTTCCTTGGTTCATTCTTTCCTTTATCTCCGCAATTCCTTTTTCCAACTTCTGGGCTTCTCGTGTCCTTCCTAATAAAGTGAACTAAATCTCTAGCGCTGCAATAAAACCTCGTGGAACTATCTCCAATGGGATATCTTTGAGATCGTCGGCTAACTCCTGAGGTAAACCTCCTGCTGTGACAGTATTAACATAGCTCTTGTGGCTCAAAGTATCTGCCACAACATTGGCTTTCCCTCAGTGATAATGTAAGCTCATGTCATAAtgctttatgagctccaaccatctcctctacctgatgtttaactccttctgcacgaagaactcttgtgatccgtgtaaaCATCACAACTATTTCCGATAAGAGAATGTCTGTAGGTCTTGAgggcatgcactacggctgctaactccaaatcatgtgtggcatagttcaactcatgaggtcgtAGCTGATGTGAGGTATAAgatacaactcttccttcctaCATAAGAACGCCTCCAAGTCCTTGACATGAAGCATCACAATATACTTGGAAGTCCTTGCGTATATTCGGAAGAATTAGCACTAGGGTTGTAACCAAACGTTTcatcaactcctgaaaactggcctcataATTATCGGTCCAATTAAAATTGGCGACTTCTTCAATAACTTCATCAcgggcttcgcgatcttggagaaattctcaataaaccctcggtaatatcctgcgagtccatGGAAACCGTGTATCTCTTCGATTGAGGTGGGTACCTTCCATTTGGTGACGGCTTCTACCTTGGAAGGGTCTACTGCTATTCCATCCCCTGATACAACATGTCCGAGAAAttcgacttccttcaaccaaaactcgcatttgttGTACTTGGcgtacaactgatgttccctgagcttctccagaactaagcgcaaatgttCCTCGTTTTCTTCCTCATTCTTTCGAGTAAACCAATATAtaatcaatgaacaccacgaatTATGTATCCAAAACCTCCATGAATAaattgttcatcatgctcataaaataggtaggggcattagtcaaaccaaaagacatgaccATATACTCATAAAGCCCATACCTCCTGGTAAAAGtggtcttgggtatatcctgatCTCGGATTTTCAACTGATgatatcctgatcgaagatcgatcttggagaaaactctatctccttgtagctggtcaaacaaattGTTGATCATCGTCAGAGGATATTTGTTCTTGACAGTCACCTTGTTCAACacacgataatctacaaccattctcAAGGATCCATCGGGATATTGGTCCGATGCCTGGCAATAACCCTGATTAAAAATTCTATGTCTCGGTCCGGTGGCATGTCTGGCAATTCCTCCGGGAATACATCAAGATAATCCTTCACGATGGGTACTTCCTCTTGTGGTTCTCCATCTGCTGTTGCTTGCCTTCAAGAATGATAGCCTTGTCAACCAATTCCTGGTAACTGTTAAAGGTAGCCATGTTCAACTAAAAActtagctcatcattcagtccctCCAGAAATTTCTCCTATTtagcggcatctgtggccacatctcttGGGGCATATCGGGCTAACTGGCTGAACTCATCCACATACTGAGCCACTGAATGGTTTCCTTGGCGTAGGTTGTGGAATTCCCTCTTCTTCAGACTCATGGCTCCAGATGAAACATGTGCGATGCAGAAAGCCTGCTCGAACTGATCCCATGTCACATTGGACATGGGGAAGGTGCTGGTGTAGTTATCCCACTACAAAGTTGTTGGTCCATctagttgatgtgcggcaaagcgcaccttctcagcatcaatGCATCCTGCGGTGGTTAGCTCCCTTATGATCTTGCGGAGACAGTCATCTGTGACAATCAGCTTGGTGCAGCTTGAAAACACTGAGGGGTTCAACCTCAAGAAGCGGGTAaggttgtcaactggaggtggtggcggtgggttgttgttgttgttgttctggttCTGGAGGAGCATCTGCATGAGTGCATTCTGGTTTTGGATCAACTGGGTAAGTTCCGGTGGAAAGTTGGAttcggggtcacgtctcggaggcatctgatgggtttagactGAGTGAGAAAATTAGAATATAATAGGGGCCTAAT from Triticum urartu cultivar G1812 chromosome 3, Tu2.1, whole genome shotgun sequence encodes:
- the LOC125548416 gene encoding transcription repressor OFP8-like, which codes for MDESPQCRTGVGAGVRLKQKLAQLLVRSSCITNATKTTTTPATAFVSLDKAGTNPHQEPRHSPDLCTNCTYQRPNLVEGSRHRHRSASVVHASVDYPGRVSGRRPVHSIVPLLPPSVQTNDAKKSTGARSRSVSRRHRSNSSCRRLRRPRMNSVPYSCSSSTATDDESGEDAETTTLFSSLSFSSDSTSEFYHTNSANASRKSHRNAPRRAPRRALPSARDPPDALQPRVNLATKHRHCKNSKREEDANAIKKMLVEETGAIGVGMAVVKRSSNPYADFRSSMVEMVVERRIASVGKMEELLESYLSLNSPEHHPAIIAAFEDVWEAVFGEA